Below is a window of Clostridiales bacterium DNA.
ATAATCGCCGCCACGCATTCCAGCCGTTCATGGCCGTACGGATGCTCCCGGTCGGATGCTTTCCCGGCTGCGCGCATTCCGATCATCACGATCACAGTACTCAGCACATCCGACGCGGAATGCACCGCGTCCGAAACCATCGCGCCGGAACGGGCAATCAGGCCGGCTGCCAGCTTTAATACAGACAGGCCCAGGTTGATGAACATCGTCACCCGCGCCACCCGCATCGCTGTATGGGAATCTCCCCGGAGCTCTGTTTTCTCCGTTTGCTTCATATCTCTCTCTTCTTTCCGGCTCAACACCTTCCGATATTATATCCCGCCCCTTCCCGCTTGTAAACGGGCGTCATCCGTTCCGATTGTGACGAAATCCGGAAAAAGAGTCCAAAACTGTTGACATTATCCCGAAAAGTGAGTTATATAAGGAAAGCCGCCGGTAAAACTGAACCGGCAGGCGGGAAAGAAGGATGAATCAAATGGTAAAAATCAATGTAATTTCCGGTTTCCTCGGTGCGGGCAAAACCACGCTGATCAAGAAACTGCTGACCGGCAGCCTCCGTAATGAAAAAGTGGTCCTGCTGGAGAATGAATACGGTGAAATCGGTATTGACGGCGGCTTTATGAAGGACGCCGGAATCACCGTAACCGAGCTGAACGCCGGCTGCATCTGCTGCACCCTGGCCGGTGATTTCCAGGCCGCTGTGGACCAGCTGATCGATACCTACCATCCCGACCGGATCCTGGTGGAGCCCACGGGCGTCGGCAAGCTCAGTGAAATTCTGTCCGCTGTGGAAAAGGCGAAGGAACGCCATCCGGAAATCGAAGTCGGCGGCAGTGCCACCGTGGTGGACGCCGGCAAGTGCCGGATGTACATGAAAAACTTCGGCGAATTCTTCCTGGACCAGGTTAAGAGCGCTTCCACCGTCATCTTCAGCCGCACCCAGCTGCTGGATGCGGACCGTGTGGAAAAGAGCCGCCTGCTGATTGCCGAAGCCCATCCGGATGCCCGGATTATCACCACCCCCTGGGATGATATGACTCCGGACTTCATGCTGGACGTCATCGAAAACGGCAAGCCGATTTATTTCGCGCCGCTTGAGGATGATGACGATGATGACGATGATGAGGAAGAGCATCATCACCACCATCATGACCATGATGATGACGATGATGATGGCGATGAGCACGAACATCACCACCATCACGATCATGATGACGACGACGATGATGATGACGATGATGAGCATGAACATCACCACCATCACGGCCATGATGATGACGATGATGATGACGGCGATGAGCATGAACATCACCACCATCACGGCCATGAAGGCCATGAACATCATCACCATCACCACCATCACGGTGCGGATGACCATGATGCCGACGAAGTCTTCGACACCATCGGCCTGGAAACAGCCCGCCGCTACGAGCAGGATGAGATCCGCGCCATGCTGGACCGCCTGTCCGATGAAGAAGAATACGGCCGTGTCCTGCGGGCCAAGGGCATTCTCCAGAATGCCGCGGGTGAATGGTTCCAGTTTGACTATGTCCCCGGTGAAACCGATATGCGGAATGACAGCGCGGATTATACCGGCCGCCTGTGCGTCATCGGTACCAGCCTGAACGAGAAAGCGATTACGGAGCTGTTTCAGTTATGATTCGCAAATTCGTACCGGTTTACCTGATTACCGGCTTCATTGAAAGCGGAAAGACCACCCTCGGCCTCACGATCCTGGGCAACGAACGCTTTACCAACGGCGGCAAAACCCTGGTGATCTGCTGTGAGGACGGAGAAGCGGAATGGGATGACAAATCCCTGGAGAAAAACAACGGCGTCCTGGTGATGCTCGACAGCTCCGAAGAACTGAATTCCCGGCTCCTGGCAGACCTGGAAAACGAGCATAAGCCTTCCTGTGTCATCATGGAATACAACTCCATGTGGGGACTGGAAAAGCTGGACACCCTGATTCTTCCCCGCCTCTGGGACTGGGCGCAGGTGGTCACCACTGCCGACGGCACCACTTTTGAAAACTATATGACCAACATGCGGAAGCTTCTGACCGATCCCATGAAGACTGCCGATATGATCACGGTCAACCGCTGCGGTCCGGATTTCAACAAGAGTTCCTGGCGCAAGCAGCTGCGCGCGATGAACAACGCCGCCACCATCTTCTTCGAGAATCTCGACGGTACGGTGGATGACGGAATCCGGGATGAAGACCTGCCCTACGATATGAAGGCGGAAACCATCTCCATCGCGGAGGACCAGTTCGGCATCTTCTATGTGGACAGTATGGACCATCCCGAACGGTATGACGGCAAGAAAGTCCGGCTGGTCGGCCAGGCCTGGAAGCGCCCCGGATTCCCGAAGGGCTTCTACTACTTCGCCCGCAACGCGATGACCTGCTGTTCCAATGATATTGCGCCCTGCGGCTGGGTCTGCAAGGGAGAGCGCACACCGGACAACAAAACCTACTTCACCCTCACCGCACGCTGCAAAATGGTGCAGTCGCCGGATGGGCAAGTCGCGCTGATGCTCAATGAACTGAATGCAGAGCGCGCCAAGACGCCCCGCGAGGAACTGGTGTCCTTTGTCAACCTGTAATCACTGTTCATCTCCGACCGGCCTTCGGGCCGGTCTTTCCCTTTTCTCCGGCGCGGAAATGCTTGCTTTCCCCCGGGAAAAGGAATAGAATGAAATTTACAGAAAAAGCCATCATCCGGGAAAGGAGGCTGCGGCATGCTGAGTGAAGAGAGAAAAGCGTTTGAACGCCTGTCGTTCAAAGTGCTCATTGTTGTGCTCGTCCTGCTGGCAGCCTACTTCCTCGTCCCGCAGGTATGGGACAAACTTTCTCCCTTCTTCATTGCGATTCCGCTGGCTGCGATGCTGCAGCCGGTAATCCGCTTCTGTTTCAGGAAGCTGAAGCTGAAAAAGAGCATTTCCTCTTTCATCCTGGTCATCCTCCTGCTGGGGCTGGTCATCGGTATCCTGGTATGGCTGATCGGCCTGGTAACCAGCATGGTCAACCCGTTCCTCACCCAGTCGGAGGATATCGTCACCACCACCATCGGCACCATCCGCCAGGCAGTCAACAGCCTGATGCAGTATACGTCCGACAACTTCAGCCCGGAAGTCCAGGCGCAGATCAGCAAAGCAATGAACGACATGATCGGTGACCTGACAAAGTGGGGCATTTCCGTTTCCACAACGCTCGGCACTTATCTCGTTAACCTGGCCACCGGCTTCCCCTATTTCATCGTCTACACCACCTTCCTGGCGATGGCACTGTATTTCATCGCCCGGGATTATGATGATATCCGCAGCTACCTGCCGGGCGGAAAGCGCCGTAACCAGTCCAGCAACACCACCCAGCTGACCAACTCTGCCATCCGCAGCCTGATCGGCTACCTGCGGGTGCAGGGCACCTTCTCCCTGATGGTGCTGGTCGTCAGCCTGATTGTCCTCAACGCGTTCCGGTTCCCGTATGCCAGCGCCATCGCGATTGTCGCCGGCATCATGGAAATGATCCCCATGGTCGGCAGCGGCCTGCTCTATATCCTCATGGGCGTCATCTACCTGCTCACCGGCAATATTGCCGCGGCAATCCAGGTGCTTGCGCTCACTGCGGTGCTCCAGCTGGCGCGCCGCCTGCTTGAGCCGAAGCTTATGTCCAACTCCATCGGCATCACTCCCCTTGAAAGCCTGATTGGTATGTTTGTCGGCCTCCGGGTCGGCGGGATCATCGGCCTGATCGGCGGCCCGGTGGCGATGGCCGTGCTGGTCGGTGCCTTCCGCGGAAAGATTTTCGAATCCATGAAGCGGGATTTCTTCTGCCTGGTCACATACCTTCGGAACCGCTGGCGCCCGGCCGTGCCGGATCCCGCCCCTGTGCCGGATGGGCCGGCAGAGCCGGAATCGCCTGAACCTCCGGTCAAAGAAGAGTAAACTTGCATCCTGCCGGACCTTCGGGTCCGGTTTTTTCATCCTTCTCTTTCGGTCTTGCAAAAAAACGCCGTTCCCCGTATAATCTTTCAGGTTGCGGGCAACTGCCTGTACGAAAACAGAGTACAGTTTTTCCCGGGAGGATTCAGGATGGCGGATATCGTGGTAATCGGCGGCGGCGCGGCCGGAATGGCAGCAGCCCTGTTTGCCGCGCGTGCCGGCGCATCGGTGCTCCTGCTGGAGAAAAATGAAAAACTGGGAAAAAAGGTTTACATCACCGGCAAAGGCCGCTGCAACCTTACGAACGACTGTGATACCGATGAATTCATGGCCCAGGTTCCGCGCAACCCGCGGTTCCTCTACAGTGCCCTGAATTTCTTCTCTCCGCAGGATATGATGTCCCTGCTGGAAAGTGCCGGCTGCCCCGTGCAGGTACAGCGCGGCCGCAGGGTTTTCCCGGTTTCTGAAAAAGCCAGTGATGTCACGCGGGCGCTGCAGTCCTGCCTGCGGAATGCCGGCGTTACAGTCCGTCTGGGTGCAGGGGTTCAGTCCCTGGAGTCAGAGGGCGGCCGGCTCTCCGGCGTCCGCCTGGAAGACGGTTCCCTGGTTCCCGCCAGGGCGGTCATTGTCTGCACCGGCGGCATCAGCTACCCATCTACCGGTTCCACCGGGGACGGATACCGTTTTGCGGAAGAAGCGGGCCACACAGTGGTCCCCCGGTCTCCGGTCCTGGTCGGTCTGGAGACAGAAGAAGCCTGGCCCCGCATGCTGCAGGGGCTCAGCCTGCGCAACGTCACGCTGACGCTCTCCCGTAAGGGCAAAACGCTGTATTCGGAGCTTGGTGAAATGCTGTTCACGCATTTCGGCATTTCCGGTCCGATTGTGCTGGAAGCCAGCTGTCATCTGCCCGAGCCGCCCGCAGGCGCTTCCCTGGAAATCGACCTGAAGCCCGGCCTGACCGCGGAACAGCTGGACGCACGGATCCTGCGGGATTTCTCCGTGGCCGGCAAAAAGCTCCTGCGGAATGAACTCACTTCCCTGCTGCCGTCCCGCCTGGCGGATCTGTTTCCCCAGCTGTGCGGCATTCCGGCAGCTCTTCCCTGCAGCCAGGTCACCGCAGTCCAGCGCCAGCGCCTGGTTTCCGTGCTGAAGGCGTTTCCGCTCACAGTCCGCGCCCCGCGCCCAGTGGAGGAAGCCATCGTCACCCGCGGCGGTGTCAGTGTCCGGGAACTGGAACCCGGAACCATGCGCAGCAAGCTCGTTCCGAATCTCTTCTTCGCCGGAGAAGTCATCGATGTGGATGCGCACACCGGCGGCTACAACCTGCAGATTGCCTGGTCCACGGGCGCCCTTGCCGGCACCGGTGCCGCGGAGCAGGTCCTGTCCTGATATTGTTCCCCGGCATCATGCCGGATTGATTACGTTTCATCCACCGGAGGTACCATGACCTATATTGTTCTTGACCTGGAATGGAATCAGCCGATTTCCTACCAAAGCAGCACCTTCCGCAAGGTCGGTGACAAGCTCATGTTTGAGATGATCCAGATCGGTGCCGTCAAGCTCGACGCCAACCTCAACCCTGGCGAAGCGATCTCGATTCCGATCGCCCCGACGCATTATGTCCGCATCCATCCCCGCATCCGCCGGATGACAGGCCTGGATTCCGAAACGCTGGCCGGTGCTCCCGCTTTCCGGGAAGCGCTGCAGCAGTTTGCCGCCTGGTGCGGGGACGATTACACCCTGCTGACCTGGGGCATCGACGATGTCAGCGTGCTGTACCAGAATATCCATTTTTTCCACTGCGAGGATATCGTCCTGCCGCCCCTGTGCGACATCCAGCGCCTGTTCAGTACGGTGCACAACCTGAAGGACCGTTCCGGCCTGAAAACCGCCATGGAGCTGGTCAACATCACGCCGGATGATACCATGTCCTTCCACAACGCGCTGAACGATGCGTGGTATACCGCCCTGGTCTTCAAAACCCTGCCGGATCCGTCCGCTGTCCTGAACTATCCCCAGGAGCCCCGTCCGCTGATCCATTCCCGCCATATCACGCGGGAAAAAACGGAAGGTGAAGCGTTTGCATCCGTCCGCGATGCGCTGGCCAGCGAAACGGCAATTCATCCGGTTTGTCCGCGCTGCGGAAGGGTTCTCGCACTCGACGGCGAATATATAAAGCAGAGTGCCGATAAGTATATCGCGGTGGCAAAATGCAGGAACCATGGCCGGATCCTGATCCGTCTCCGTTTCCGGATCGATGATGACGGGAAAAAGATCATGAGCCGCACCACCGCCCCTGCCACCAGTGCCAACGTGGCGTATATCCATACCAAGCAGCTGCAGAACCAGCAGCGGCAGGCGCAGTACCTCGAATCACACGGCTCTCTGCCCGATCCGGATGAAGAGCTGCTGAATGCCGATGTGTCCAGTATGCCCTTCGATTAAACCCGAAGGAGGACGCCGCATGTTAATCAGATCCATTGACAATCAGAAAGAATTTCCCGAGGGAACGACCGTACAGGCGTGCCTGACAGGGCTGGACAATTTTCCTGTCGGTACGCTTGCCGCTTTATCCGGCGGTATTGTACGTGAGCTGAACGAGCCGATCCGTACGGACTGCACGCTGATTCCGCTGACCCTGGAGCATGAGGAAGGGCGCCGGGTATACGAACGCTCCCTGCGCTTTGTCATGCTGCTGGCCCTGCGTCATCTGTATCCCTATCAGCAGGTCAGAATTGAATATTCTGTCGGTTATGGCGTGTTTGTCCGCCTGCCGGGAGTAACGCTCCACCGCCAGGATATCGTTCGGATTGAAAATGAGATGCGCCGCCTGGTGGAGCTGAACCTGGCCTTCACCCGGAAGCAGTGGACCCGGGAGGATGCGATCCGCTACTTCGAGGAGGAGAAGCAGCCCGACAAGGTCGATCTGCTCCGCCACCGTCCGGTTCCCTATATCAATATGTACTGTATCGACGGCATGTGGGAATACTTCTACGGCGCCATGACGGTATCCACCGGCTATGTTCCGGTATTTACGCTGTTCGAACTGCGGGGCGGTTTCGTACTGCAGCTCCCCGCCGGATCGGACTTTGACCACGCCGCACCGTATATCTACCGTCCCAAGCACCTGGAGGTTTTCAACCAGAGTGCGGAATGGTGCCAGATTCTGGGAGTAACCAACGTCACGGACGTGACCCGTATGATCGAGGAAGGCCGCCTGCGGAATTTCATCCGCGTCAACGAGGCGCTGCATGAAGCCGCGCTGGATGGTATCGCAAAAAAGATCCATGAGCAGAACAAGCATATCGTCCTGGTGGCCGGTCCTTCTTCCAGCGGCAAAACCACCTTCTCCGGACGTCTTGCCGTTCATCTTCAGATGTACGGTCATCCGTCCCGCCGGATTTCCATGGATGATTTCTTCATCAACCGGGAGGATCTTCCCCTGCAGATTGACGGAACGCGCGACTTCGAAACCATCGACGCGCTGGATATCAAGCTCCTTGCGGAAACGCTCAACGCCCTGCTGAACGGTGAAGAGGTTTTCATGCCGGAATACGATTTCGAAACCGGCGAAAAAGATTACCTCACTTCACCGACCTCACTGGTTCCCGGTGAGATCATCATCCTGGAAGGCATCCACGGCCTGAATCCCCAGGTCTGCGAAATGCTGCCCGCCGATGAAATCTACAAGGTATTCGTCAGTGCCCTCACCTGCCTGAACCTGGATGACCACAACCGCATCCGGACCACGGACGTCCGCCTGCTGCGCCGCATCGTGCGTGATCAGCAGTTCCGCGCCTATCCGGCCGAAAAAACGCTCGAAATCTGGCCCAGCGTCCGCCGCGGTGAGGAAAAGTACATCTTTACCTATCAGGAAAACGCGGACAGCATGTTCAACACTGCCCTGCACTATGAACTGCCGATCCTGAAGCATTATGCCTACCAGATGCTGAAGGAAGTACCGTCCGATTCCCCGAACTACCTGCTTGCCCGCCGGCTGATCAAAACGCTGAATTATCTGCCGGATGTGGATCCGCAGCTGTTCAACGAAATCCCGCCGCTGTCCCTGCTCAGGGAATTTATCGGCGGCTGCACCTTCGACGAAGAGGACTGATATTACATCCGTCCATTCGGAATATTACTTTTTGCTACAGGAGGTTCCTTTCCCATGCACCGTTTTCTTTCCGTTGTCCTCGCCCTGGTTCTCTGCCTGATGCCCGTCCTTTCCTCTGCCGAACTGGCCGGTACGGTTTCTTCGGATTATGAGCCGCTATACCAGTTCGCTGAACCCTACGGTTTCAAACTCGGCGGTGCCTTCGGCTACTGGGATATGCGGAACACTGCCTTTATGGGTTTCCTGAATGACCATTTCAATTCCCTCACCTGCACCAATGAGACCAAAGCTTATTCACTTCTGAAGCAAAATCTTTGCAGGACAAGTCCGGATGGTATGCCCCGCATGGATTATTCCCAGGCCGACCAGATGCTCAAGTGGTGCCAGGCTCATGGAAAGTCCGTCCGCGGCCACGTGCTTGTCTGGGATGCAGTTATGCAGTATCCCTGGTTTTTCCATGAAGATTATAATGAGTCAAAGCCATTTGCCTCCCAGGAAGTCAACCGTGCCCGCCTGGCTTCTTATATCGACCAGGTCATAACCCACTTCGAGGAATCCTTTCCCGGTGTCATTTACTGCTGGGACGTGGTGAATGAGGCAATCGGCGACAGCTCATCCGACTGGCGCGCTTCTGATCCCCGCCATATCCGGATTGTCCGGGATGGCGGTCCGAACTACTTCCAGGCTTATGTGGGCGATGATTATGTGGAATATGCTTTCCTCTGCGCCCGCAACACCGTGGAAAAGCTGGGCGCTGATATCAAACTCTTCTATAATGACTACAATATGTTCATGACCGAAAAGCGGAATGCCGCGGTGGAGCTGATCAAAAGCATCCAGTCCTATGATCCCGACGGTCGTCCCCTGATCGACGGTCTCGGCATGCAGGGATATATCGGCGGATACGGCACCCAGTCCGGCTGCCTGCAGGAATCCCACATTTCCGATATCCGTACCTCCATCCGCACCTACAGCAGCCTGGGACTGGAAGTCCAGCTCACCGAGATGGCCGTTCGGAATTTCGATCAGTCCAAAGCAGCGGAGCATGCCGAATACTACGGCCGCCTGTTCTCCGATGTCTTCATGAAGGCCAACACGGAAGAAAACGCGCCGCTGACTGCCGTATGCATCTGGGGCCTGGTCGATGCGCCGGAAAACGACAAGAACTCCTATACATACAAGATGAACAGCCCTTATGGCTGTTTCCTCAATACGAAATACCAGATCAAGACCTGCTTCGATACCGTGTATCACGTCCTGAAGGGCGATCAATAATCATCCGGAAAGCACAGAAAGACCGCCTGCCATCTGGCAGGCGGTTTCGTTTGTACCAGAATATTTTCAGCATGCTCGTGCAAACCCATGTACCGAAGGGTTTCAGGGGCGATCGGAAAGCCCCTGAACATATTACATTATCGATGAAAAAACCGTCTGCTGCAGCAGACGGTTTTTTCCATCAAATAATTACTTCAGCATGCTCTTTTCCCAGCACTCATAGGGCTTCAGGCCCAGCAGCTCGACAACCGTCGGGGCGACGTTCGCCAGGCCGAAGGGGCTTTCGGTATCCATCTCGTGGCGGGCATCCTTGTCATGGATGATGAAGGGAACGGGATTCAGGCTGTGCGCGGTCCGTACGGAAACCTCACCCTTCTTGTTCTTCTCCAGCATCTGGTCGGAGTTACCGTGGTCCGCAGTTACCACCAGGATGCAGCCGTTCTCATCGCAGGCCTTCCGGATCCGGGTCAGGCACAGGTCCACGGATTCCACCGCGATTTCCGTCGCGTACAGGTTGCCGGTATGGCCGACCATGTCGCCGTTCGGGAAGTTGCAGCGGATGAAGCCGTACTTGCCGGATTCGATCGCGGCGATCACCAGGTCGGCAATCTCCGTGCCCTTCATCCAGGGGCACTCATCAAAGGAGCGCACATCGGAGGGAACCTCTTCCCAGGTCTCCAGCTCCTCGCTCACTTTTTCACTGCGGTTGCCGTTCCAGAAATAGGTCACATGGCCGTACTTCTGGGTTTCGGAGCAGGCATATTCGTTGATGCCGTTCTCCACCAGCAGTTCCGTCAGCGTGTGGCGGATCTGGGGCGGGCTGACCAGGTACTTGTGCGGGATATGCAGGTCGCCGTCGTACTCCAGCATGCCGGCGTATTTCACCTGCGGAACCACGCCGCGGTCAAACTTGTCAAAGGACGCATCGCCGTCAAACGCCATGGAGAGTTCCAGGGCACGGTCGCCACGGAAGTTGAAGAGGATTACACTGTCGCCGTCCTGCATGGCACCGACCGGCTTTCCGTTCTCCCCGATGACGAAGGCGGGCAGATCCTGGTCGATCACGCCGGGCTGTTCATTGCGGAAGGTCTCGATCGCTTCCCTGGCGCTGCTGAAGAAGGCGCCTTCTCCGTTAATTACATTGTACTGGCTCTTGCCGTGTACATGCACGTCCCATCCGGCCTTTACCATGCCCCAGTTGGCCTGGTACCGGTCCATGGTGATCTGCATGCGGCCGCCGCCGGAGGCGATCCGTCCGTCAAAGGAGCCATCGTTCAGTTCCTTCAGGGCATTCTCCAGCTGGTCCACATACTCCAGCGCGGAAGTGGCAGGCACATCGCGGCCGTCCAGCAGGATATGCACGCGGGCTTTCTTCACACCCTCCGCCTTGGCTTCCTTCAGCATCGCGATCAGGTGGGAGATATTGCTGTGTACATTGCCGTCGGACAGCAGGCCGATGAAATGCAGAGTGTTGCCGCCGGCGATCACAGATCCGGTCAGGTCCTTCCAGGTCTCGCTCTGGAAAATAGAGCCGGATTCGATGGACTCATTCACCAGCTTGGCGCCCTGGGAATAGATCTGGCCGCATCCCAGTGCATTGTGGCCCACTTCGCTGTTGCCCATATCGTCATCGGAGGGCAGGCCCACTGCGGTACCGTGCGCTTTGATAATCCGGAAAGGATCGTTGGCTTTCAGATCATCCAGGGTCGGCGTGGTCGCCTGCTTAACCATGTTGCCCAGCTCGGAAGGGGTTTCTCCGACGCCGTCCATCACAACCAGCACTACGGGTTTCGTCATGTTTTTCATCCTCCTGAAAAAAGTCAGTCGTTTCTTCTGATTCCGTCGGAAAGGATACCGCAAACAGGGGCAAATGTCAATCGGTTCAACGTTTTGCATCAACAGCAGGACAGGATTTCCCGGCACAGTTCCCCGGGTTTTCCGATTGATTCTTCACACCATGTGGGATACAATACCGGTAACACGATGAAATCAGGCTGCTCATGAATGGAGGCTGCTTTATGAATGCGATTCCCATTTCCTCAGATAACCCGAAGCTGCGTATCCTGGGACGTCTGGACCGTTCCCGCACTCCCCTTGCGCTGGACTGGACCGGCAGCGGCATCGAGGTACAGTTCCGCGGTTCTGATCTCTGGGCGGAGCTGGAAGCACCGGTGATGTCCCCGGTGATGTGGGTCGCTGTCCTGGCGGATGGCTGCCCGGTTGCCCGTTTCCCGGTGGAGCCCGGTATCCGCTTTTATCCGCTGGTACTTGGTATGGAGCCGGCCAACAGCCGGACGGTGACGCTGGTCAAGGAAACCCAGTGCATGCCGGACAATCCGGCTGCAACTGTCCTGGTGCACAGCCTTCGTATGAACGGCAGTCTCGAGGAGCTGCCCGCCCGGAATCTGAAGATTGAGTTTATCGGGGACAGTCTCACCAGCGGTGAAGGCGCGCTGGCCCCAAACGGAAATGATGAATGGATTCCGCTCTGGTTTACCGCCTGCGGCAATTATTCATTTATCGCCTGCCGGGCACTGAATGCAGAGCGCAGCGTGCTTTCCCAGAGCGGCTGGGGTGTCTGCTGGGACTGGGAGCATAATCCCGCCCACACAATGACCGAATTCTACGAACAGACTGCCGGTGTGCTGCAGGGGCCGGAAGCGGAAGCCCGCGGATGCGGAAAGCCCTGGGATTTCGCTTCCTGGCAGCCGGATATCATATGCATCCGCCTGCTGACAAATGACTGCGGCGGTATGAACCAGAAAAACAGCTTTGAACAGGACCGGGATACCGTTGTCCGCGGAGCGGCAGATTTCCTGAAAATCGTCCGCCGGAATAACCCGGCCGCGAAAATCGTCTGGATCCTGCCCGGTACCGATGTCCATCCCGAGCTGGCGGAGGAAGCCGTTGCCCTCGCCCGTCGGGAAGGGCTGGAGAACCTGTTCACCTTCGCGCTTCCGGATTACGGACCGGAGGATATGGGCGCCCGTTTCCACCCGAATGCTGAATATAACCGGAAAGTCGGCCTGCTTCTGGCTGAATTCCTGAAGGAGATATAATTCTTCTTCGGGATTGACGAAGCGGGATCGGGGGAATATAATACCACCGTACACAGCGTACCACTTAAAGCTTCTTCGGGGACGGGTGCAATTCCCTACCGGCGGTACAGCCCGCGAACTGAGCACAGCTCAGCCGATCCGGTCAGATTCCGGAGCCGACAGTATAGTCTGGATGAGAGAAGAAACGGTTATGCGTCCGGTGCTTTTGTGCCGGCCTTCCGCCCCTCAGAGCGAAGCTGCTTTGAGGGGCGCGCGCATTTTAAAGGAGGGGTTCATTATGAACACTACGGTAACTACCCGGAAATTCCTAACGGTCGGTAACATGACGCGTATCGCTATGCTGACCGCACTGGCCTGCCTGCTGGATCTGATTCCAGGAATCCCGATTGTCGGATTCTACAAGCTGGATTTCAGCCTGCTGCCTGTGATGCTTGGTAATTTCTCCATGGGACCTGTCGCCGGGACCGTCATTCTGGCGCTGAAATGCCTGATCGGCTGGGCCCATTCCACAACGATGGGAATCGGAAAGCTGGCTGACTTTATCATGGGTCTTGCCCTGATCATTCCTGCCGGGCTGATCTACGCAAGAAACAAAACACGGAAAACAGCCCTGATCGGTATGCTGATTGGGACCCTGTGCATGGTCGTTATCGGGGTGTTTGCGAACAAATTCATCCTGATTCCCTTCTATGCCCAGATGATGCCGATGGAGAAAATCCTGGCCATGTGCGGCGCAGACAGCGAATGGAAGCTGCTGCTGATTGCA
It encodes the following:
- the gpmI gene encoding 2,3-bisphosphoglycerate-independent phosphoglycerate mutase, which gives rise to MTKPVVLVVMDGVGETPSELGNMVKQATTPTLDDLKANDPFRIIKAHGTAVGLPSDDDMGNSEVGHNALGCGQIYSQGAKLVNESIESGSIFQSETWKDLTGSVIAGGNTLHFIGLLSDGNVHSNISHLIAMLKEAKAEGVKKARVHILLDGRDVPATSALEYVDQLENALKELNDGSFDGRIASGGGRMQITMDRYQANWGMVKAGWDVHVHGKSQYNVINGEGAFFSSAREAIETFRNEQPGVIDQDLPAFVIGENGKPVGAMQDGDSVILFNFRGDRALELSMAFDGDASFDKFDRGVVPQVKYAGMLEYDGDLHIPHKYLVSPPQIRHTLTELLVENGINEYACSETQKYGHVTYFWNGNRSEKVSEELETWEEVPSDVRSFDECPWMKGTEIADLVIAAIESGKYGFIRCNFPNGDMVGHTGNLYATEIAVESVDLCLTRIRKACDENGCILVVTADHGNSDQMLEKNKKGEVSVRTAHSLNPVPFIIHDKDARHEMDTESPFGLANVAPTVVELLGLKPYECWEKSMLK
- a CDS encoding ECF transporter S component — protein: MNTTVTTRKFLTVGNMTRIAMLTALACLLDLIPGIPIVGFYKLDFSLLPVMLGNFSMGPVAGTVILALKCLIGWAHSTTMGIGKLADFIMGLALIIPAGLIYARNKTRKTALIGMLIGTLCMVVIGVFANKFILIPFYAQMMPMEKILAMCGADSEWKLLLIATAPFNLLKGVVLSLITGIIYKPLSPLLHAKIC
- a CDS encoding endo-1,4-beta-xylanase; its protein translation is MHRFLSVVLALVLCLMPVLSSAELAGTVSSDYEPLYQFAEPYGFKLGGAFGYWDMRNTAFMGFLNDHFNSLTCTNETKAYSLLKQNLCRTSPDGMPRMDYSQADQMLKWCQAHGKSVRGHVLVWDAVMQYPWFFHEDYNESKPFASQEVNRARLASYIDQVITHFEESFPGVIYCWDVVNEAIGDSSSDWRASDPRHIRIVRDGGPNYFQAYVGDDYVEYAFLCARNTVEKLGADIKLFYNDYNMFMTEKRNAAVELIKSIQSYDPDGRPLIDGLGMQGYIGGYGTQSGCLQESHISDIRTSIRTYSSLGLEVQLTEMAVRNFDQSKAAEHAEYYGRLFSDVFMKANTEENAPLTAVCIWGLVDAPENDKNSYTYKMNSPYGCFLNTKYQIKTCFDTVYHVLKGDQ